The sequence tacaaaaaaacacaaagattagccaggcattggtgccgtgtgcctacagtcccagctacttgggaggctgagacaggagaactgcttgaagcaaacattgcagtgagctgagatcacaccaccgcaccccagcctggatgacagaataacatccaagaaagaaaagaaagaaaagaggaagagagagacagagagagagagacagagatgggaggggaggggaggggaggaaggaaaggacagaaaagggagggagggagggagggagggaggaagggaggaagggaggaagggaggaaaggaaaagaaggaaagatgtcCCCTTAGCGGCTTCCCACACCCAAATCCCAAACATGACTGTCAAGACCCAAGCAAGCTGGGTCTGCTCAccttccaaacctcaattctagTCATGCCTTATTTTAGTGAGAGACACTCGTTACATTGCAACAATCTAAATtcttgctaaataaataaatacaatgccATTCCAATCCTATAATGATggtaggggcaggggcaggaaacttagcaaaattatctaaaatttaaCCTGGAGAAATAAACAAGTAAGCATAACCAGGAAATCTCTGAAAATGagtaatgaattatttttaaggatATGCCAAGCCCTAGTAACACTTGAATAGAGTTCAAATATAAATGCAACAGGTACTTGCccaaaaaaagacacacataccAGTGAGAATTTAGTATGTAACAAAGAAGGCATTTCAAATCAGCAtggaaaaattattcaataaatgacatTGAACAACTGTCTACCCCAGCACCGTCCAATACATAGTCACTAGCCATTTGTGactatttgtttatgtttttgttttattttgttttgtttttgagacagagtctcgctcttgtcacccaggctggagtgtatggtgcgatctcggctcactgaaacctccgcctcccggattcaagtgattctgctgcctcagcctcccaagtagctgggattacaggcgcctgccaccacgcccattttgcaattttagtagagacggggtttcaccatgttggccaggctggtctcgaactcctgacctcaggtaacccgcctgcctcagcctcccaaagtgctgagattacaggcgtgagccaccatgcccggcctatttatttattttttgagacacagtcttgctctgtaacctaggttgaagtgcagtggtgcaatatcagctcactgcaacctgtgcctcccgggctgaagtgattctcctgccttaacctcccgagtagctgggattacaggtgcatgccactactaatttttgtatttttagtagatatggggtttcaccacgttggccacgctgatctcgaactcctggtctcaagtgatcttcccacctcaacctcccaaagtgctgggattataggcataagccactgcgcctggcaacgTGGCTATTTAAACTTAAAGTTaaaatcaaaaatcaatcaataaataaaaataaataaaaaataaacttaaagttaaatacaattaaaagttCAGTTCccggctggacacagtggctcatgcctgtaatcccaacactctggggggccaaggtggacggatcacccgaggtcaggagttcgagaccagcctggccaacagggtaaaactccgtctccactaataatacaaaaattagccgggtgtggtggcgtgcacctctaatcccagcttctcaggatgctgaggcagaagaatgacttgaacccagggggcggatgttgcagtgatctgagatcgcgccactgcactccagcctgggtgacagagcaagattccatctcaaaaaacaaaaaagttcagttcctcagttgcattagccacatttcaagcacATGAACAGTCACATGGCTATTGGCTACGACACTAAACAGCACAGAcacagaacattttaatcactgCAGAAAGTGCCTCCTGGGCAGCACTGGCTTATCCATTTGAAAAATTTAACCAAATTACTACCTTACACACAACCATCTCATAACTCGAACATTCTCCTCGGTTTCCCACTCCTCAATCGATGCAATCTCTGCAGCTACTGCCCAAGTTGAAAGTTGATCATTTggagaccaggtgcggtggctcacgcctgtaatcccagcacttagccgggcagatcatttgaggtcaggagttccagaccagcctgcccaacatggtgaaaccctgtctctaccacaaatacaaaaattagccttgcatGGTGGTGAACgtctgtaattccacctactcaggaggctgaggcatgagaatcgcctgaacccaggaggcggaggttgtagtgagccgagatcgcgccactgtacttcagcctggggtgacagagcgagactctatctcaaaaaaaaaaaaaaagaaagttgatcaTTTGAGTCCTGTGCCTAATTCAATATTCAGAACAGAACAGTAGTAATGTTCACATGCCACCTGTGGGGTGTATCCTCAGTCAGAAGTTTGGATCTAGAGGCAGTTCACAAGGCAAAGATTCAGTTCTGTCAAAACTCGCTTTGTAAATCTCTTAACAAGCCGGTAAAACACAGTGCTGGTTCACAGTAAGAGCAGTGCAGCCAGCTTGTCTATTTCTCTAGTTGGACATCATCTCAAGCAGTTGGTTTGAGCCAgagtgaagaaaagaaatcacactCCATCTCTAAGCACTGGGAGCGTACTTGGTGTAGAGATGAGATGCTGCCACTAAGGAAGGCCAGCTGGAACAGAGGCTGACTGAGGAGGCACCAGCAGATTCccagctcccacctcagccttctgctGGGACACTAGCTGCGAGGAATGAGGGGCAGAACTACCCTCCCTGTTTTGcccattatctttttcttttttgccaagCAAATGGGGTTAAATTTGCTTAGCCTCCATGTGTTCACATGTCTCCCTTGTGAACCTAAGAATGTGCAAGCCACTAGAAAAGGATACATAACCTGGCCAggcgcggaggctcatgcctgtaatcccagcactttgggaaaccatggcgggaggatcgcttgagcccaggagttcaagaccagcctaggcaacatggcaaaaccccgtctctactaaaaatacaaaaattagctgggcatgctggtgcacgcctgtagttccagctactcaggagggagatggaaggatcacttgagcccaggaagttgagactgcagtgagcagagatgtaccactgcactccagcctgggtgacagagtcaaaaaaaaaagaaaaggatatataTAACCTGGTTTTTGGCCTCTAAAAATGTATGCTCATGGAGtagacaagatttttaaaaagaattattcaatAACATAAGaagcatgtaaaaataaaacatatttctctGGTGAAACAGaacctaaaaaatatatataacatactaaATTGTAAACTGGAATTGCCACAGGTCTTTCATTAACTTACCTACTGTAGGGACGGCAGGCACAGTCTCCCCCAGCTTCAATTTATACAAGATGGTGGTTTTTCCAGCTGTATCCAAACTCAATATAAGAATCCgcatcttttttttcccaagtagACTTTTAAAgagcttttcaaaaatgtttcccATTGTAATTTAATCGAATTCTGTAACATGACAAGAAAAGCAAGCCAAATAATTGTTCTCTGCAGAGATATAGAAGCAACACGCAGAAAATACAAGTGTCAATTAGAAATGGCTCCCAGGAAAAATTCAACAATTTTAGGTACACTTTGGCCAATGAGTAGTGAGTCTTGTCTTCAAAGGGAAACTCAACTAAACCTTTCCATGCCTTACCAGAAAATTCTATTTTCCACTGCAGCATCCAAGAGGGATATGCAACATAGCCTCAGCACTGCTATGACAGTGGCAGCCTTTAGTCATTTAGTACAGAAgtacaaggccaggtgcggtagctcacgcctgtaatcccagcactttgggaggccaaggtgggtggatcacctgaggtcatgggttcaagaccagcctggccaacatggtgaaaccccgtctctactaaaaacacaaaaattagctgggcacggtggtgcacgcctgtagtaccagctactcaggatgctaaggcataggaatcacttgaacctggggaggcagaggttgcagtaagccaggaccacgccactgcactctagtctgggcaacagagcaagactgtctcaaaaaattaattaattaattaattttttttaaaaaacaagtacagAAGCAATGATACAACAAATACAACTATACCTCATTCTAAATTCTACTGAAATGAGAATTTATGAAACagagaagctttttattttatgcaaTATAAAACAAAGTCTTTAAGACAGGTTAAACAACAATATCCCTTGGAAACGTAGTAGTTCCTTATGGCTAGCAGACACCTTGGAAATAACCTAAGAAATTTCAGAGGCAAAGAAATTCAGCGTTGGGAAGCTTCACTGCCAAGAGAGATAACTTGGCAGAGTTGAGGAGGCACCACAGCATCCAGTTTTcgtttgagttttttgttttgttttgagacagggtctcgctctgtcacccaggctggagtgcagtggcacaatcacggctcactgcaacctcaacctccccatctcaaacaatcctcccacctcagcctctggagcagctgcgaccacaggcatacgccacctcgctcagctaatttttgtattttttgtggaaatgaggtctcactatatttcccaggctaatctcgaacccctgggctcaagtgatcttcccacctcagcctcccaaagtgctgggattacaggcgtgagctaccaggCCCAGCCAGTATCCAGTGTTCTATTGCTGTAACTATCACCTTACTCTCAACCAGTTCTTAGAACTTTTTAtttaagtataatttacatacagataTAAACATACATGATAACTGTAAAGTTCAATACATTTTCATGAACCAAACACACCTATGTAACCAAATCAAGAAAAGATGAtttatcaggctgggcacagtggctcatgcctgtaatcccaacactttgggagaccaaggtgggtggatcacctgaggtcaagagttcgagaccagcctggccaaaatggtgaaaccccgtctctactaaaaatacaaaaattagctaggtgtagtggcacacacatgcagtcccagctactcagaaggctaaggcacaagaatcacttgaacctgggaggtggaggttgaagtgagccaagattgggccactgaactccagcccagggcaacagagtgagactccatctcaaaaaaaaaaaaaaaaaaaaatgattatcagACCAATTCTCCTTGTGCCTCCTCCCAGTCATTACTCCATAAAAGGTAATCACTATATTGACTTCTAACAGCATAAatgttcaatattttatttttcagtagaaaTCATGGTAGGTTATATAAAGTAAGTCAATAGTAAAGTCAGACTAACTTACAGAAATTTACAGTCTCTTTGAGATCAGCCTACTTGAAATGTGAGCTTGACATTCTAAGTAAAGACTTACAAGCAGTGCTGGGTCTACACCTCTAACTAAGCTCTTGGAAGTCTGTAAAGATCTTCAGACCAGGCagggtggcttacccctgtaattccagcactttgggaggctgaggcaagagggtcacTTTAGTTTTTGCTTACTGAGATAACAGAAGAcaagggaggattgctttaggccaggagtacaagaccagcctgggcaacatagcgagaccctgcctctatttttaaaaataataaaacaaaaaaaaattcaaaaagaaaaagacatacatCCTTGTTCCAGAgactgtgatttattttctttttaaattgctaaCCAAAGAAAGCTTTACTcctgggcaggggaggaggaagacaCAAGGAGGATAGCCAATCTCCCATTCATTCGGACTCTGGTAACCACAGAGCGGAGGTAACCAAATTCCACAGGCCTCACCGCTGAAATTCAACAGTGGCCAGCAGTAGCTTAATATCATGGATTACGCCCAAGTACACAACATTCCTTTCTAGGATGAGAGAAAGCGAGCACAGAATTTATCCTGTTCACAAATGTGGCGTAAGTGACCAAagaatgataaatgttttaatCATTCAAAGAAAGTCCATTATAGGTCTATAAAAGTCCAGTGCATTGCAGCACTCAAAATCTTGCCGGGCGACAAAACTAGagattccttttctttgtttcgAAAAACAAatctcacagatgaggagactTTTCAGGAACATGCTGGGGGAGGGAAGGTACTTCCCGCTCAGATGCCCCTTGAGGCAGCTAGTCCCAATTCCCCCTGCCAACCGCACAGACACACCACCTtgacctccctctcccttctctttcctcttattGCTACTCATGTGCCCCAGGCGCCCGTGGTCCTGACACCCCTGCGCCGCTGGAGACCCCTCTAAGGTAAGATGGCTCCGACTACAGGGCCTTTTTGGCACGCTCAGTCTCCCAGCCCCAAGCGCCAAAAGTGCATTAGGGAGAAACGTCGGCACGACGTCAAGGGCGCGAACAAGCGTGGTGGCCCAGGTGAGCGTGCGCGGCAGCCAGGCACGCCCGGCTCCCGGGGAAAGACGCCCCTTTTTTGCCCCGGCTGCCAGGCCGCTCCTTCTCAACTTGTGCGCCCCTGGAAGAGCAAAGAGAGGGCCCTGCGTGGAACCTATGAAGCCTCCTTCGGTTCCTCGCTGCTCCGGCCCTAGAGAGGGCGAAGAAGGAACAGCGGAGCCCAATCCCTTTCCGAAAGCCACCGCCGCCCTCCAGTTTCTGGCCCGCAGACGAAGTGGAGATCCAGCCAGGTCTTGAGTGCTGCCGCCCCATCCCTGCAGCCGGAGACTCACCTGTTGCCACTCAAGGTACCGCTACCTACAACACCGCCGACTCCGCGGCCTTTAGGATTTCAGCTCAGTTCAGCTAAACCACGACAGGCGTGGGGGCAGGAACAGCAACCAACCAATCACCCACCGCCTCCTGGAGCTTTTGCACCAATGAGCTCGAAGTTTTGTGAGTGACGACATATCTGGCCAACGCAAAGAAGAGTAAgggcctgggagggagggagcgcCGTAGGCGACGCCATGAAGCTCTGGCAATACCATGTTCATCTTCAAATCACAGTTAAACGAATTCTGGCGAGACACGCCCACGTCCCCCACCCCCGATGCCATGTGCGACCAATCAGAAAAGCAAAAGGATTGTCTATTTGCACGGCCAATCAGCTGGGAAAATCGCCGAGGTTTGAGCTAACCTCGGAGCGTTCACACCAACCGGGAGGGGACATGTGGGCCGGGCCAAGTTAATAGTGCCATGGAAGGAAATTTACCGCGGTTGAGTTAAACGTAGACATTAGTTTGGGGCGGTGTTCCGCGTAGGAAATACCACACACTGACACTGAAATTAGGCATAAGGAAGTTTTCCTATTCCGCCTGAGGCTAGACTGCCCTCCCACCTCTACACAGATTTTCAAGTTGGGGAAAATACTGGCCACCCGCACCTCGTTAAGACGTCGCAGAACCAGTCCTCGTTTCCGAGAAATGCTTTCTATAGTCAGTTCCCTAAATGCCCAACTTGTTAGCTAAAAAGGTTACAAACGCCTGTAAATGGTACATAACTGAAATCATCAGAACAACAAACATCTATTAAACatatactatgtgccagaaactatATCAAGAACTTCAGCAGGCccggcgcggtagctcacgcctggaaggccaaggctttgagctaggagttcgagaccagcctgagcaacatggcaaaaccccatctctgcaaaaaaaaacaaatttaaaattagccgggcatggtagcggctgtagtcccagctactcgggaggctgaggcaggaggatcacttgagcccaggaggtagaggctgcagagagccgtgatcacgccactgcactccagcctgggtgacaaagcgagaccctgtctcaaaaaacacgaACAAAAAAAGTTAGAAGATACTGCTAGaattgactaaataaataaataaataaataagaaaaacaatgttaCCTGCAGGACCGTAACGCCCAGTGAATTACAAACTATTATCcctggccagacgtggtggctcacacctgtaattccagcacactgggaggccgaggcgagcagatcacctgaggttgggagttcgagaccagcctgaccaacatggagaaaccccatctctactaaaaatataaaattagccgggcgtggtggcacacgcctgtaatcccagctacttgggaggctgagacaggagaattgcctgaacctgagaggcagaggttgcagtgagccaacatcgtgccactgcactccagcctagacgataaagcaagaccctgtctcaaaaaaaaagaaagaaaagaaactattatccctgctgttttacagaaaaatattaagtagcCTGGGTCTGTCCCACTCCCACAccttaatctttttctttctttttccttttttttttttttttgagacagggtctcactgtcgcccaggctggagtgcagtggtgcgatctcggctcgctgcaacctttgcttcccaggttcaagtgatcctcctgcctcagcctcacaagtagctggcattacaggcatgtgccactgcgcctgcctaatttttgtatttttagtagagacagggtttcaccatgttggccaggctggtcttgaactcctggcttcaagtgatccacccacctcagcctcgcaaagtgctgggattacaggcatgagccaccgagcctggccaccTTAATCTTTTTAAGCAAATACAGAATGGAAACTGCCCTCACAGGATTAAGGAGAGTTACAAGCCAGGCTTTAGGCAGCATTATATATAGTTAGCTGTTATCCAGGGTGCACAAGTGTACTTTGACCCACTTCCCTGCAGCTGCTAACTCACTGAACATCACTCCACGTGCTAGACCACCTCCTACCTGTTTCTCCATGGTTCTTACCATGAGTAAGAATTTCTGACGCTAGACTCATAAGATCGTTTTGCCCAAGAACGGGTTGTTTTTCAGATCCTGAATTCTGACGTCCCCAACCAAGGAACCCACTCAGCACAAGAATGAGGTTTCTTGGTCTCCCTGTCTCATGACTTCGCCCTTCACTTCTTGACCAATCATCGATCCCCACACTGCAGCCCCTGTCCAGAGGACTTAAAAACCCTGCCCCCCAAACCTCTCAGGGAGGTGGATTTGAGGCTTCTTCCCATCTCCTCATTCAGATGCCCtgtgattattaaactctttctttgctgcaGCCAGGTGTCTCTGTATGCTGACTCACTGTGCATTGAGCAAACAAAACTATTAAATTACAGTACTACTTACTCTTCTAATTACAGTGCTTATATGTATGAGggttaatataaatacatatgactccttaaaaattaaagtatgttttttctgactataaaaattatacataaccgggtgcagtggctcacacctgtaatcccagcactttgggaggccgaggcgggcagatcatgaggttagatcaagaccatcatggccaacatgctgaaaccccgtctctactaaaaatacaaaaattagctgggcgtggtggtgcattcctgtaatcccagctacttgggaggctgaggcaggagaattgcttgaacccgggaggcggaggttgcagtgagccgagatagagccactgcactgggtgcagagcctgggtgacagagtgagactctgtctcaaacaacaacaacaacaacaaaaaactcatgctagtttaattttcatttatttgatgacttgctatttttccaaatgtttactagtatttttatttcatctattaGAAATGATATATTCATGTCCTACTGACTTCCAAGGGAAAGATAGAAAGTTGTTTTGCCAGGAACTATGAAGGTTGTTTGAATGGAGTCATCATAACctaaaaaaaaggtgaaataacGAAGGTGAGATTTTTACTTACCATTGTTTGTTCCTACAGAAGGAATGCTGGAGCTGATAATTATGAGAATTTATCCTTCCATCCCTCATAGCCTAAGaatattcattattttcccaATATCTGCACTGAGCCTGTAAACCAAAATGTATCTGAGACATGTCTCAATCAATTtacaagtttattttgccaaaattaagGATGCTTACCTGGGAGACAGGCCTGTGCCTTTTTCCAAAGGTGATTTTGAGGGATttagtttggtttgtttgtttgtttttgagccagagtctcactctgttgcccagggtggagtgcagtggtacaatcttggctcgctgcaacctccacctcccaggttcaaatgattctcatgcctcagcctcccaagtagctgggattaacaggcgcgtgccaccacttctggctaatttttgtgtttttagtagagacggggtttcaccatgttagctaggttggtctccaactcctgacctcaggtgatccgcccacctcagcctcccaaagtgctgagattacaggtgtgagtcaccgcgcccggccagaaggatttaagattttatttatttatttatttatttatttttatttttgagacagagtcttgctctgtcacccaggctggagtgcggtggcacaacctcggctcactgcaacctccgcctcctgggttcaagccattctcctggctcagccgccccagtagctgggattacaggcgcacaccaccatgcccagctaatttttgttgtttttagtagagacggggtttcaccatgttggccaggctcgtctcgaactcctgaccttatgatccacctacctcggcctcccaaagtgctgggattacaggcgtgagccacggtgcccagcaaggatttaatatttaaaatggaaaagcaggctggaagggaaagaaggagagtaTGGTCACATTACTGAATTCACATGTTGCAAGAGACAAGGAGCAAGTAGGGGAATAGTCAATTATGTATTACTCTCGTGCTTACCATAAGATAAGGTGGACATAGAGTAGTTAGCTGCAGTCAGTCCTGCTTAGGAATGAAAGGAAAGGCAacttcttgcatgactcagctttcagcttaaatttttttcttttggcagaatGAATTGGGttcccaagtttttattttcctttcacaagccTCTGAATAAACAAAGTTCCTGCCCACATGGCATTCAATTGCTAAACAATTATAatcacataaatacatacacatatacgtatatgttttatatatatatatatatataatatatatttaatacatacgtccgggtgcagtggctcacacctgtaatcctagcactttgggaggctgagttgggtagactgcttgagccaaggagttcaagcccagcctggtcaacatggtgagaccccatctctacaaaaaatacaaaatacaaaaattagctggtcatggtggtgtgcacctgtagccccagctactcagaagactgagatgagaggactgcttgagcctggaaggcagaggttgcagtgagccaagatagtgccactgcactccagcctaggagacaaagtgagactctgtctcaaaaaacaaacaaacaaaatacattcatatagagagagaaaaagagggagaatttTATAATGATATGCATGAGGAATGTATAGGGGAAGAGGCTAAAAATAGGCCGAACTTACTAGTGAATATATTCAGGAGGTAGGACTGTGATTGTTTTTAAGTGATCGAGGGAAAATAGtgtactgattttaaaatggaaaactcaacttattttttaaaaattaaaactctgaCAAGAGGGAGGTTTAATTGAAATCACAGTGGCTGCTCAGGGAAGTTTATAAATCTCGAACTGCAACGACTCAATAAGCATGAATTGCTTGTGATGATATTGACTTAATAgagttattttttccttaatagaAAACACATCTTATCAATATAATGTTATTTGTAAAGCATGGAAAGGACAAAGTGCTCTTGGGAGAAGTAGAAAGAGAATTTCACTCTGAGAAACCTATTTGGAGAAAGCTCCTCATCTCTGGCTTAGACTTTAAAATTAGTTAATAGTGTAATTAGGGATAGTTGTAGTAATAGTGGTATTGGTATGGTAGTTAGAGTTTAAATGTCACACAGAATACCCAGACCACCTTCCCCCAAGTGCCACTAAACTTATTCTTCTAATCAAACCTCTGCTCAAGGGATGTCTTCTTCCTCTCTTGGAAAGCTGTGTTCCTTACCTCAGAAACAGCCCTCCATAAACCTGCCCTTAAGAGaatccttggccaggcacagtgattcacgcttgtaatcccagcactttgggaggccaaggcgggtggatctcttgaggtcaggagttcgagagctgtctggccatcatggtgaaaccctgtctctaccaaaaaataaacattaaaaataaaaaaattagccaggtatggtggtgcgtgcgtGTAAATctcaactacttgagaggctgaagcaggagaattgcttgaacctgggaggcagaggttgcagtgagctgagatcgttccactgcactccagcctgggcaacagagcaagactccatctcgaaaaaaaaaaaaaaagagagagagagagaatccttAAGACATGCCTTCTTGGATGCCCTCTGGAGAAATGTCAAGAGTAGCCAATATAGTCACCCCAGTCGGCTGTGGTGTGTGGGCCTCTAGTGTTTTAAGGTTCTAGGCAACTTAGCCCCTCCCAGGAGATGCTGATTTACTTTTCTCAAGGTGCATAAAGTCTCATCACACCAATATCTGAAAAATCTCTTTTCAAAGAGATGCAGGCAGCCTTCCAGCCCCATGATGTTAATACACAGGGTTAGGCAGCCTGGCAAGTGCACTGGGGCCCCCACTGAAGGATCATCTGGTTTCCATAGCAACAGTCCTTCCTTTCCACGGAGGATTCTATCATCTCTCCTGCTCACTCAGGCTTTCCAGAATGAATTGTTTTTTGTGACTATAGGTGTTTGTCCTTGATCCTGCAAAGAGAAAAGAcatattcatttaaaacaaacaccccccaccccgccccgcaaCTGACTGCAGCTAGAATACTGCATTGCATCAGCTGGTcttcctttcatttaaaaattccatgtcctttctccattttgcTCCGTTCTCTAGCTTTATCCATCATTTTAGAAAACAGGTTTCTCtgacagaaaacaaacagatGGCAACTCCATCATCCTAAAACTGGCTGTGACGGGGCTCTAAAATTAAGTGTTCATGGGGCTCCCAGAAAGCCTAGGCTTGCATGGTATGTGTGGCTGACCTGTGAGTTACGATTGGAGGGGCAAGAGAAGGCTTTCTATACACAGATGGCTCCCCATACAGTGTCACAGTCTCTGAAGTGTTGCCTTTTGAGGTTTGTTTTCTTAGGTCAGGCACTGCTGTCCTGTCAGTATTTTCCTAAATTGCCAATACTCCTGGGAAGAGTAATACGTTAGGTTACTAATACTGAAAGAACTTGGGAAAGAGAGGAGGGGGTGCAGCGGGAAGGGAATAAAAGGGGCTCTGAAGACCACCTTTGTGTGCTTCACAGTGACATCTTCTGCAAGAGGGGAAGTGCAGGTCTTcatctctctctttgtctctctctgtcacacacacacacacacacacacacacactgcaggaCGCCTTCTGACAATTACAATACAGTAGTGAATTCACCGAACAGGACTGTTCCCTGAAACACCTACATACAATCCCGCTGGAAGACCTTTGAAACAGCCCTGCAGTGACTAAAAACTCTGTCCCCAGTGCCACTTGTTTAACCCTACAGTT comes from Homo sapiens chromosome 17, GRCh38.p14 Primary Assembly and encodes:
- the ARL17A gene encoding ADP-ribosylation factor-like 17-like isoform d (isoform d is encoded by transcript variant 5) codes for the protein MGNIFEKLFKSLLGKKKMRILILSLDTAGKTTILYKLKLGETVPAVPTVGFCVETVEYKNNTFAVWDVGSHFKIRPLWQHFFQNTKGS
- the ARL17A gene encoding ADP-ribosylation factor-like 17-like isoform e (isoform e is encoded by transcript variant 6); the encoded protein is MGNIFEKLFKSLLGKKKMRILILSLDTAGKTTILYKLKLGETVPAVPTVGFCVETVEYKNNTFAVWDVGSHFKIRPLWQHFFQNTKAAHSQSLTS